In the Lactobacillus paragasseri genome, TCGCCAATAGGAGTAGAAATTGCAGCGATTGTATCAAATTGCGTTAATACTTGTGCCATTTTTCACCTACATAAATAATTAAATAAAAAAAGTGCCCACTCCACCACTATAAAAACAATGATGGATAAAGCACTTTGACTACTTTATCTTAACAATTTAAAGATAATTTATTTTTGTTTTTTACGTCCTAAACGTTTGTATACACGACGAACTTTACGTTCACGTTCACGTTCTACCTTCTTTTGCTCTTCCAATTCACGTTGATACTTGAATGGATTTTGCAAAATGAAGGTTTGAACTACTTGGAATAAGTTTGAAATCACCCAGTAAAGTGAGATCGCAGATTGGATACCAATTGCTGAAACCCCAATGATAAGAGGCATTAAGTATGTCATTCCCTTAGTCATTCCATTTTGTGAGGATTGAGGCGTTGACATTTGACTAATATACGTACTTATAAAAGTAAATGCAGCTGCCAAAACAGGCATGATGTAATATGGATCGGGACGCCCCAAATCCATCCACAAAAACCGACCATTTTGCAACTGTGGAGTCCGCCAAATTGCTTGATACAAGGCATACATAACTGGTAACTGAATTAGCATCGGCAAACATCCAGTATACGGATTAATACCGGCTTCTTTATACAACTTACTAGTTTCTTCTTGCAGCTTTTGACGTGACTCAACATCCTTACCAGGATACTTTTTACGCAATGCATCCATCTGTGGTTGCACTTTTTGTTGCTTAGCCATGCTCTTAATAGAAATGGCATTCAATGGTAATAAGATTATTCTTACTATAATAGTAAAGATAATGATTGCCCAACCATAGGAATCACGAACTAAACTTGCAATCCAAAGAATAAATTGGGAAATATAGTAAACAATATACCGATCCCACCAATTGCCACTAGTATGAGAAATAGGAGCAACACTTGATCCATTAGTAGATGCACAACCTGTAACTACTAAAGCTAAGGTTAGCATTCCTAGACCTAATAGAATCAGTTTCCAATTTTTCTTAGATAAATGATTTCTCACTCTACTTTTCCTCAGTTTCCGTCTCTTCGTTTGATAAGACTTTAGCTAGCCTTAAGACATGAATAAGATTCTTTTTGGTTCGTTCCATGTCAAAATCTCTTGCATAAGGCCTAGCGATTACTAAAAAGTCTAAATCAGACCTTATCTCTGGCTTAAGTTCTGTCAGTGTAGCACGAATGAACCGTTTGAGGCGATTACGTGCTACCGCCGTATGACCCACTTTTTTCCCAACAGAAATTCCAACGCGAAAATGCTTTTGTTTTTCTTTGGGCAAAGTATAGACAACAAAGCCTCTATTAGCCATTGACTGTCCTTCTTTAAAAACTTTTTGAAAGTCTCTCTCAGTTTTTACACGGTAGCTTTTTCTCAATCTAGTTCATCCTTACTTAAATTAAAAAAACCACTGAGCTTCAGTGGCT is a window encoding:
- a CDS encoding YidC/Oxa1 family membrane protein insertase, coding for MRNHLSKKNWKLILLGLGMLTLALVVTGCASTNGSSVAPISHTSGNWWDRYIVYYISQFILWIASLVRDSYGWAIIIFTIIVRIILLPLNAISIKSMAKQQKVQPQMDALRKKYPGKDVESRQKLQEETSKLYKEAGINPYTGCLPMLIQLPVMYALYQAIWRTPQLQNGRFLWMDLGRPDPYYIMPVLAAAFTFISTYISQMSTPQSSQNGMTKGMTYLMPLIIGVSAIGIQSAISLYWVISNLFQVVQTFILQNPFKYQRELEEQKKVERERERKVRRVYKRLGRKKQK
- the rnpA gene encoding ribonuclease P protein component translates to MRKSYRVKTERDFQKVFKEGQSMANRGFVVYTLPKEKQKHFRVGISVGKKVGHTAVARNRLKRFIRATLTELKPEIRSDLDFLVIARPYARDFDMERTKKNLIHVLRLAKVLSNEETETEEK